The following proteins come from a genomic window of Brevibacillus antibioticus:
- a CDS encoding acetyl-CoA C-acetyltransferase — MSQREIVIASAVRTAIGSFQGTLAGVSATKLGGIVLEAALTRAGVSKDAVDEVIMGNVLSAGLGQNPARQASIHAGLAHEVPSLTINKVCGSGLKAVHLAVQSILAGEAEVVLAGGMENMSQAPYLMEGARSGYRMGDQKVVDSMIRDGLWCAFNDYHMGITAENLCTKYEIGREEQDAFSAWSQEKAQQALASGRFQEEVVPVPIPQRKGDPVLFAVDEFPRAGVTVEALGKLKPAFKKDGTVTAGNASGINDGAAALLIMTREKAEELGVKPLARIVANASAGVDPSIMGYGPVPATKRVLEKAGLSIADIDLIEANEAFAVQSLSVGKALGFDREKLNVNGGAIALGHPIGASGARILVTLVHELQKREGAKYGLATLCIGGGQGVSTLVEKI, encoded by the coding sequence ATGAGTCAAAGAGAAATCGTCATTGCGAGTGCTGTGCGCACTGCTATAGGTAGCTTTCAAGGAACGCTTGCAGGTGTCAGCGCGACAAAGCTGGGCGGGATTGTACTGGAAGCAGCGCTTACGCGTGCAGGTGTTTCCAAGGATGCGGTTGATGAAGTGATTATGGGGAACGTACTGTCAGCAGGTTTGGGTCAAAACCCGGCGCGCCAGGCTTCTATTCATGCGGGCCTTGCTCATGAAGTTCCCTCCCTGACAATCAACAAGGTTTGTGGTTCAGGTCTAAAAGCCGTTCATCTGGCTGTTCAGTCCATCCTTGCTGGTGAGGCAGAGGTTGTCTTGGCTGGTGGGATGGAAAATATGAGCCAGGCACCATACTTAATGGAAGGTGCGCGCTCAGGCTACCGTATGGGAGATCAAAAAGTGGTAGACTCCATGATTCGCGACGGGCTGTGGTGTGCTTTCAACGACTACCACATGGGCATTACAGCGGAGAACCTTTGCACCAAATACGAAATCGGACGAGAAGAGCAGGATGCATTTTCAGCGTGGAGCCAGGAAAAGGCTCAGCAAGCGCTCGCTAGTGGTCGTTTTCAGGAAGAAGTCGTGCCGGTTCCGATCCCGCAACGCAAGGGTGATCCGGTGCTATTTGCCGTAGACGAATTCCCGCGTGCTGGCGTGACAGTCGAAGCGCTAGGCAAACTAAAGCCTGCATTTAAAAAGGATGGGACTGTGACAGCTGGGAATGCATCTGGTATCAACGATGGAGCAGCAGCTCTCCTGATTATGACACGCGAGAAGGCAGAAGAGCTGGGTGTGAAGCCTCTCGCCCGTATCGTAGCCAATGCGAGTGCAGGTGTTGATCCGAGCATCATGGGATACGGTCCAGTTCCTGCGACCAAACGTGTACTGGAAAAAGCGGGTCTGTCGATTGCTGACATTGACTTGATCGAAGCAAATGAAGCTTTTGCCGTCCAATCGCTGTCTGTTGGCAAAGCACTAGGCTTTGATCGCGAGAAGCTGAATGTCAACGGCGGAGCCATCGCTTTGGGTCATCCGATTGGTGCAAGTGGCGCCAGAATCTTGGTCACGCTCGTGCATGAATTGCAAAAACGCGAAGGGGCAAAATATGGGTTAGCAACCCTTTGCATCGGTGGTGGACAAGGGGTCTCTACCCTTGTCGAGAAAATTTAA
- a CDS encoding AtpZ/AtpI family protein, with protein MSKLDNPWRAITLVTLIGVDMAVCVISGVLLGKYLDGLFSTNPLFLMVGLLAGLGIGVYSVYRIVRGYL; from the coding sequence GTGTCGAAATTGGATAATCCGTGGCGAGCGATCACGTTGGTCACCCTAATCGGTGTCGATATGGCCGTTTGCGTGATTTCGGGAGTCCTTCTGGGAAAATACTTGGATGGTCTTTTCTCTACCAATCCGCTTTTTTTGATGGTGGGGCTGCTCGCGGGATTAGGAATAGGCGTGTATAGCGTCTACCGCATCGTTCGCGGTTATCTCTAG
- a CDS encoding ATP synthase subunit I, translated as MQTFSSAMRSTFRYAFFCMAIASILWAVLPSYRFFLQSLLLGMVCSLVNGTVLFSKTWRIGQMAVDPNVRPKGTGMLQRLAVAGFAVFLTMRFPHMFGIAGVLMGLFLFQILSFLFVYRSFK; from the coding sequence ATGCAAACGTTTTCTTCGGCAATGCGATCCACTTTTCGCTATGCCTTTTTCTGTATGGCAATTGCCTCGATACTCTGGGCGGTGTTGCCATCGTATCGTTTCTTTTTGCAAAGCCTCCTGCTTGGGATGGTTTGCAGTTTGGTGAATGGCACGGTTCTCTTCAGCAAAACCTGGCGCATTGGTCAGATGGCTGTTGATCCAAACGTCCGGCCAAAAGGGACTGGTATGTTGCAGCGACTGGCTGTGGCAGGCTTTGCAGTCTTTTTGACAATGCGTTTTCCCCATATGTTTGGAATCGCTGGCGTATTGATGGGTTTATTCCTCTTTCAGATTCTCAGTTTCCTTTTTGTGTATCGCTCCTTTAAATAG
- the atpB gene encoding F0F1 ATP synthase subunit A codes for MHYSLRFEWLGMVFDISTILMILVTSLVVLLLCIGMTRNLTSATPSGAQNVMEWIVDFVTGITKSYITPKKAAGFVSLALTLFLYIFLGNQLGLVFNVNTAHHNSPDHQVSEKVKDMLTASTNEQMKQQKMAKLEEELNSTDPSSHGPVIGWWKSPTATPSVTFALAFIVLLYAHYLGIKKSFGGWLKHTFLNPIHILEEFIIKPLTLPLRLFGNIFAGEVLIAFLLGVGIFGSIPLFLWLGYSVFVGSVQAFIFTTLAMVYLSQQVNEDH; via the coding sequence ATGCATTATTCTCTGCGGTTTGAATGGTTGGGCATGGTATTTGACATCTCCACTATTCTTATGATTTTGGTTACCTCTCTGGTGGTGCTTTTGCTGTGTATCGGCATGACCCGCAACCTGACCTCCGCAACTCCAAGCGGCGCGCAAAACGTGATGGAATGGATTGTGGACTTCGTTACCGGCATTACAAAAAGCTACATCACACCGAAGAAGGCTGCGGGCTTTGTCTCGCTGGCACTCACTTTGTTCCTTTACATTTTCCTTGGAAACCAACTGGGTCTCGTATTTAACGTAAACACGGCTCACCACAACAGTCCTGACCATCAAGTAAGTGAAAAGGTTAAAGACATGTTGACGGCTTCCACGAATGAACAAATGAAGCAACAAAAGATGGCCAAGCTTGAAGAAGAGCTGAACTCTACCGATCCGTCCTCGCACGGCCCTGTCATTGGCTGGTGGAAATCACCAACAGCGACTCCTAGCGTAACTTTCGCTCTGGCGTTCATCGTTCTTCTCTACGCTCACTATCTGGGCATCAAGAAGAGCTTCGGCGGATGGTTGAAACATACATTCCTGAACCCGATTCACATTCTGGAGGAGTTCATCATCAAGCCGTTGACGCTGCCTTTGCGTCTATTCGGTAACATCTTTGCGGGTGAGGTTTTGATTGCCTTCCTGCTTGGTGTAGGGATCTTCGGAAGCATTCCGCTGTTCCTGTGGCTGGGCTACTCAGTATTCGTTGGTTCTGTACAGGCATTCATTTTCACAACGCTGGCGATGGTTTACCTGTCACAGCAAGTGAATGAAGATCACTAA
- the atpE gene encoding F0F1 ATP synthase subunit C — protein MEGLALAIGIVFGLAALGAAIGNSLVISRTIEGVARQPEARGSLMGLMFLGLGLVEAVPIIAVAIGFILFGRL, from the coding sequence ATGGAAGGTTTGGCTCTTGCAATTGGTATCGTATTTGGTCTGGCTGCTCTTGGCGCAGCGATTGGTAACTCTTTGGTAATCTCTCGTACAATTGAAGGCGTAGCTCGTCAACCAGAAGCACGTGGTAGCCTGATGGGTCTCATGTTCCTGGGTCTTGGTCTGGTAGAGGCAGTTCCGATCATCGCTGTAGCGATCGGTTTCATTCTCTTCGGTCGCCTGTAA
- the atpF gene encoding F0F1 ATP synthase subunit B encodes MLDFGAVSLEWGTLLTQAIVFLLLLLLVRKLAMGPIVGIMEKRRQHIESQISSAEKNRTEAEALLAEQRRVLDEARAESKAIIDRAAKQASDEATKIVTEAQAASERMKAEASAELAREVEKAKLELREQMTSLSVLLASKIIEKELDETAQKSTVDKFLAQVGDRL; translated from the coding sequence ATGCTCGACTTTGGAGCGGTATCCCTGGAATGGGGAACGCTGTTAACCCAGGCAATTGTGTTCTTGTTGTTGTTGCTGCTTGTTCGTAAATTGGCTATGGGCCCGATCGTAGGGATCATGGAAAAACGTCGTCAGCATATCGAAAGTCAAATCTCCTCGGCTGAGAAAAACCGCACTGAAGCGGAAGCTCTTCTGGCTGAGCAACGTCGCGTGCTGGATGAAGCGCGTGCAGAATCGAAAGCAATCATTGACCGCGCTGCAAAGCAAGCGTCTGATGAAGCAACCAAAATCGTGACAGAAGCACAAGCTGCATCCGAGCGTATGAAAGCGGAAGCAAGCGCTGAACTGGCACGTGAAGTAGAAAAAGCAAAACTCGAACTGCGTGAGCAAATGACCAGCCTGTCCGTGCTCTTGGCTTCCAAGATTATCGAGAAAGAACTGGACGAAACAGCTCAAAAGTCTACTGTTGACAAATTTCTCGCACAAGTGGGAGATCGCCTATGA
- a CDS encoding F0F1 ATP synthase subunit delta: protein MSSAVGKRYARALFEVASERSKIDQVEADLGAIVEAVEGNEDLKKIMLHPHIAADAKATLADELFKSHVEEETFHFLNVLIENGREVDLVDIYRSFVQLANEARGFADAIVTSAKPLSTEEQNELAEKFGQTLNKKLRMTAVVDPAILGGVIIKIGDRLYDGSLKTKLETFAQKA, encoded by the coding sequence ATGAGTAGCGCAGTAGGAAAACGTTATGCTCGTGCGCTCTTTGAAGTAGCGAGTGAACGTAGCAAGATTGATCAGGTAGAAGCAGACCTGGGTGCAATCGTGGAAGCGGTTGAAGGCAATGAAGATCTGAAAAAGATCATGTTGCACCCGCACATCGCAGCAGATGCGAAAGCTACGCTCGCTGACGAATTGTTCAAAAGCCATGTAGAGGAAGAAACCTTTCATTTTCTGAATGTCCTGATTGAGAACGGACGCGAAGTTGATCTGGTTGATATCTACCGTTCTTTTGTACAATTGGCGAACGAAGCTCGTGGATTTGCAGATGCGATTGTAACAAGTGCAAAGCCGCTTTCTACTGAAGAACAAAATGAGCTGGCTGAGAAGTTCGGTCAAACGCTGAATAAAAAGCTGCGTATGACAGCAGTCGTAGATCCAGCGATTCTCGGCGGCGTTATTATCAAAATTGGCGACCGTCTGTACGATGGCAGCCTGAAAACGAAGTTAGAAACCTTTGCGCAGAAGGCGTAA
- the atpA gene encoding F0F1 ATP synthase subunit alpha produces MSAIRPEEISSLIKERIANFKSEIEVVDVGTVIQVGDGIARVHGLEKAMQGELLEFQNGVMGMVLNLEEDNVGVVIMGPFRDIKEGDTVKRTGRVMEVPVGEALLGRVVNPLGQPIDGQGPIANDGFRPIESPAPGVMARKSVHEPLQTGIKAIDAMIPVGRGQRELIIGDRQTGKTAVALDTIINQKGKDMICIYVAIGQKQSTVANIVETLRKAGALDYTIIVSATASDPAPMLYLAPYTGVTMAEYFMYKGGHVLCVYDDLSKQAAAYREMSLLLRRPPGREAYPGDVFYLHSRLLERAAKLSDDLGAGSITALPFIETQAGDISAYIPTNVISITDGQIFLETDLFNAGQRPAVNTGLSVSRVGGSAQIKAMKKVAGPLKLELAQYRELAAFAQFGSDLDKATQARLTRGERLMEIMKQGQFDPMSVEKQVASIYSATRGFLDDIPVAEVRRFEKEMLSFLDSNKPQLLEHIRTTKDLPDEKEFNAAIEEFKKGFSVTR; encoded by the coding sequence GTGAGTGCAATCAGACCAGAAGAGATTAGCTCCCTCATTAAAGAGCGGATCGCTAACTTTAAATCTGAAATCGAAGTTGTGGATGTAGGCACAGTCATCCAAGTAGGTGACGGTATTGCTCGTGTTCACGGTTTGGAAAAGGCCATGCAAGGTGAGCTCCTCGAGTTCCAAAATGGCGTAATGGGTATGGTACTCAACTTGGAAGAAGATAACGTGGGTGTCGTTATTATGGGACCTTTCCGCGACATTAAGGAAGGCGATACTGTAAAACGTACCGGCCGCGTTATGGAAGTTCCAGTAGGGGAAGCGCTGCTCGGCCGCGTTGTAAACCCACTGGGTCAACCAATCGATGGTCAAGGCCCTATCGCAAATGACGGTTTCCGCCCAATCGAGAGCCCAGCTCCTGGCGTTATGGCGCGTAAATCCGTACACGAGCCACTCCAAACAGGTATCAAAGCAATTGACGCGATGATCCCGGTTGGTCGTGGACAGCGTGAGTTGATCATTGGTGACCGCCAAACTGGTAAAACAGCAGTGGCGCTCGACACGATCATCAACCAAAAAGGTAAAGATATGATTTGTATCTATGTTGCAATCGGTCAAAAGCAATCCACCGTTGCAAACATCGTAGAAACTCTGCGTAAAGCAGGGGCTCTGGATTACACAATCATCGTTTCTGCTACTGCGTCTGACCCAGCTCCAATGTTGTACCTGGCTCCTTATACTGGTGTAACAATGGCTGAGTACTTCATGTACAAAGGCGGACACGTTCTGTGCGTATACGATGACCTGTCCAAACAGGCTGCTGCATACCGCGAAATGTCCCTCTTGCTCCGTCGTCCTCCAGGTCGCGAAGCATATCCTGGTGACGTATTCTACCTGCACTCCCGCTTGCTGGAGCGCGCTGCGAAACTGTCTGATGATCTGGGCGCTGGTTCCATTACGGCTCTGCCATTCATCGAAACCCAAGCGGGTGACATTTCCGCATACATTCCAACCAACGTGATCTCCATCACGGACGGTCAGATCTTCCTGGAGACAGACTTGTTCAACGCAGGTCAACGTCCAGCGGTTAACACCGGTCTTTCCGTATCCCGTGTAGGTGGTTCCGCGCAAATCAAGGCGATGAAAAAGGTAGCAGGTCCACTCAAGCTCGAGTTGGCTCAATACCGTGAGTTGGCTGCGTTTGCTCAGTTCGGTTCCGATCTGGACAAAGCAACCCAAGCTCGTCTGACCCGTGGTGAGCGCTTGATGGAAATCATGAAACAAGGTCAGTTCGATCCAATGTCAGTTGAGAAGCAAGTTGCTTCTATCTATAGCGCTACAAGAGGTTTCCTGGATGACATTCCAGTAGCAGAAGTGCGCCGTTTTGAGAAAGAGATGTTGTCTTTCTTGGATTCCAACAAACCGCAACTGTTGGAGCACATCCGCACAACGAAAGACCTTCCAGATGAAAAAGAATTCAACGCAGCGATCGAAGAGTTCAAAAAAGGCTTTTCGGTAACTCGCTAA
- the atpG gene encoding ATP synthase F1 subunit gamma: MAKGIREIRRSIKSKKDMRQITKAMKMVAAAKLRRNQDKAEAARPYADKIQDVIASIASGNSGSKHPILQNRPVKKTGYIVITSDRGLAGGYNANILRKVVNTINEKHKSKDEYGIFVIGRKGRDFFSKRNYPLLEEVTGLPASPAFADIKKIAGAAVQMFENEQIDELYLCYNKFQSAISQIPTVKQLLPLEAPESNNARVMNYEYEPSSEEVLADLLPKYAETLVYSALLEAKASEEGSRMTAMGNATDNATDMINRLTLSYNRARQAAITQEISEIVAGANAQA, translated from the coding sequence GTGGCTAAAGGAATACGTGAGATTCGACGCAGTATCAAAAGTAAAAAAGATATGCGCCAAATCACGAAAGCGATGAAAATGGTGGCGGCTGCAAAGCTTCGCCGTAACCAGGATAAAGCTGAGGCGGCACGCCCGTATGCTGACAAGATCCAAGACGTGATCGCAAGCATCGCGAGTGGGAACTCTGGTTCCAAACATCCAATATTGCAAAATCGTCCGGTGAAAAAGACTGGTTATATTGTCATCACTTCCGACCGTGGACTTGCTGGGGGTTATAATGCCAACATTCTCCGTAAAGTGGTAAATACCATTAACGAGAAGCACAAGTCCAAGGATGAGTACGGTATTTTCGTGATTGGCCGCAAAGGTCGTGACTTCTTCAGCAAACGGAACTACCCGCTTTTGGAGGAAGTGACAGGTCTGCCAGCCAGCCCAGCCTTTGCTGATATCAAGAAAATTGCCGGTGCAGCGGTCCAAATGTTCGAGAATGAGCAGATTGACGAACTGTACCTGTGCTACAACAAGTTCCAAAGTGCAATTTCGCAAATACCTACCGTAAAACAATTGCTGCCGTTGGAAGCTCCCGAGAGCAACAATGCGCGCGTAATGAATTACGAGTATGAGCCGTCCTCGGAAGAAGTATTGGCGGACCTGTTGCCGAAATATGCGGAAACACTGGTTTACAGTGCACTCCTCGAAGCAAAAGCTTCTGAAGAAGGTTCCCGTATGACTGCAATGGGCAACGCGACAGACAATGCTACGGATATGATCAACCGTTTAACGTTGAGCTACAACCGTGCTCGTCAGGCAGCCATTACACAAGAGATTTCCGAGATCGTTGCAGGTGCAAACGCACAGGCTTAG
- the atpD gene encoding F0F1 ATP synthase subunit beta, producing the protein MANGRVVQVMGPVVDVEFDRGHLPAIYNAIKIQHKAQSAGERDINLTVEVATHLGDNLVRTVAMSSTDGLVRGMEAVDTGAAISVPVGAITLGRVFNVLGEPIDLQELGQVDRRDPIHRKAPEFVDQATTVEILETGIKVIDLLAPYIKGGKIGLFGGAGVGKTVTIQELINNIAQEHGGISVFAGVGERTREGNDLYHEMKDAGVLPKTAMVFGQMNEPPGARLRVALTGLTMAEYFRDEEGRDVLLFVDNIFRFTQAGSEVSALLGRMPSAVGYQPTLATEMGQLQERITSTKKGSVTSIQAIYVPADDYTDPAPATTFAHLDATTNLERSIAELGIFPAVDPLASTSRALAPDVVGQEHYDVARSVQKILQRYKELQDIIAILGMDELSDDDKQVVGRARRIQRFLSQSFHVAEQFTGNPGQYVPLKETVRSFKEILEGKHDHLPEGAFLYVGTIEEAVEKAKKMA; encoded by the coding sequence ATGGCGAATGGACGCGTGGTTCAGGTAATGGGTCCGGTTGTTGACGTCGAGTTCGACCGCGGACACCTGCCTGCCATTTACAATGCGATCAAGATTCAACATAAAGCACAAAGCGCTGGTGAGCGCGACATCAACTTGACTGTTGAGGTTGCTACTCATTTGGGCGATAACTTGGTTCGTACCGTTGCAATGTCTTCCACTGACGGTTTGGTTCGTGGTATGGAAGCAGTTGATACTGGTGCAGCTATCTCCGTTCCAGTGGGTGCAATCACCCTCGGACGCGTATTCAACGTATTGGGTGAGCCGATCGACCTGCAAGAACTGGGTCAAGTAGATCGTCGTGACCCAATTCACCGTAAAGCTCCTGAGTTCGTAGACCAAGCAACGACTGTTGAGATCCTGGAAACAGGTATCAAAGTTATTGACCTCTTGGCTCCGTACATCAAGGGTGGTAAGATCGGTCTGTTTGGTGGTGCGGGTGTAGGTAAAACCGTTACTATTCAAGAGCTGATCAACAACATCGCGCAAGAGCACGGTGGTATTTCCGTATTCGCTGGTGTAGGTGAGCGTACCCGTGAAGGTAACGACCTGTACCACGAGATGAAAGATGCAGGCGTTCTGCCGAAAACCGCGATGGTATTCGGTCAGATGAACGAACCGCCTGGTGCACGTCTTCGTGTAGCGTTGACTGGTCTGACTATGGCGGAATACTTCCGTGATGAAGAAGGCCGCGACGTTCTTCTCTTTGTTGATAACATCTTCCGCTTTACTCAAGCGGGTTCCGAAGTTTCTGCTCTCTTGGGCCGTATGCCATCTGCGGTAGGTTACCAGCCAACACTGGCTACCGAAATGGGTCAGCTGCAAGAGCGTATTACCTCCACGAAAAAAGGTTCCGTAACGTCCATTCAAGCGATCTACGTACCAGCGGATGACTACACTGACCCGGCTCCTGCTACTACGTTTGCTCACTTGGACGCTACAACGAACTTGGAGCGTTCCATCGCTGAGTTGGGTATCTTCCCTGCGGTAGATCCACTCGCATCCACTTCCCGTGCTCTGGCTCCTGATGTAGTAGGACAAGAACACTATGATGTGGCTCGTAGCGTTCAAAAAATCCTGCAACGTTACAAAGAACTGCAAGATATCATCGCGATTCTCGGTATGGACGAGTTGAGCGACGACGACAAGCAAGTAGTTGGACGCGCACGCCGTATTCAACGTTTCTTGTCCCAGTCCTTCCACGTTGCCGAGCAGTTCACTGGTAACCCAGGCCAATACGTGCCATTGAAAGAAACCGTTCGCAGCTTCAAGGAAATCCTCGAAGGTAAGCATGACCACCTGCCAGAGGGCGCGTTCCTGTACGTAGGTACAATTGAAGAAGCGGTAGAAAAAGCGAAGAAAATGGCGTAA
- a CDS encoding F0F1 ATP synthase subunit epsilon, producing MSKMTVEVVTPERVVYSGQAEMVIARGLQGEIGIMPNHMPLVTPLKTAPVRIKTEGDKEVKMAVSGGFMEVRGDKVTILAETAELPGDIDVERAKAAKERAEKRLAEKYAELDVKRAERALQRAMARLDVSK from the coding sequence GTGAGTAAGATGACAGTTGAAGTCGTAACTCCTGAACGGGTTGTCTACAGCGGTCAGGCTGAAATGGTGATTGCTCGCGGCTTGCAAGGGGAAATCGGTATTATGCCGAACCACATGCCGTTGGTAACCCCGCTGAAAACAGCGCCAGTTCGGATTAAGACAGAAGGCGATAAAGAAGTAAAGATGGCTGTAAGCGGCGGCTTCATGGAAGTGCGCGGCGATAAAGTGACCATCCTTGCTGAAACGGCTGAATTGCCGGGAGACATCGATGTTGAACGCGCGAAGGCAGCGAAAGAGCGTGCTGAAAAGCGTTTGGCTGAGAAATATGCCGAGCTTGACGTCAAGCGTGCAGAACGCGCGCTGCAACGTGCGATGGCACGTCTCGACGTATCGAAGTAA
- a CDS encoding DUF6042 family protein, with translation MQTVRDIRHNQDGVVIPSSFAANGWTSVLSHEMNVLFQAMCYVVTKYESKEEMRKALDEFDALKGTFTEPVQEGFKSEEDFKGYVNLLNRFKAFMSRSDYAYPTSLDEAIELFVKWGLVIDNGDAWDVPVYPFPDASELFKLSEAESFALAHIKLEALVHPMFSRLVMKLHEQEENMFSMSKAEMKQLINTNDQMLEEVLIKLTPYLEEAIENMLEIPEDEKMNFTIVWERIYEDFLGEQFSNNVQ, from the coding sequence GTGCAAACCGTTCGCGATATCCGCCACAATCAAGATGGCGTAGTGATTCCTAGCAGCTTTGCGGCTAATGGCTGGACAAGCGTGCTATCTCATGAAATGAATGTTCTCTTCCAGGCAATGTGCTATGTGGTAACGAAGTATGAGTCAAAAGAAGAAATGAGAAAAGCTCTGGACGAGTTTGATGCATTGAAAGGCACATTCACGGAGCCTGTTCAAGAAGGCTTTAAGTCTGAAGAGGATTTTAAAGGCTATGTAAACCTCTTGAACAGATTCAAAGCGTTCATGAGTCGTTCCGATTATGCATATCCGACATCTCTTGACGAAGCGATTGAGCTTTTCGTGAAGTGGGGTCTGGTAATCGATAATGGAGATGCTTGGGATGTACCGGTTTATCCATTCCCAGATGCATCTGAGTTGTTCAAGCTGAGTGAAGCAGAATCTTTTGCATTGGCTCATATTAAACTGGAAGCATTGGTTCATCCGATGTTTAGCCGCCTCGTAATGAAGCTGCACGAGCAAGAAGAAAATATGTTCAGCATGTCCAAAGCTGAAATGAAGCAATTGATAAACACCAATGACCAGATGCTGGAAGAGGTTCTGATCAAGCTGACTCCATATTTGGAAGAGGCAATTGAAAATATGCTGGAGATCCCGGAAGACGAGAAGATGAACTTCACGATTGTATGGGAACGCATTTACGAGGATTTCCTCGGAGAGCAATTTTCAAATAACGTTCAATAA
- a CDS encoding NADH-quinone oxidoreductase subunit A — protein sequence MSDIYTNNYVIVAIFLILGVLLPVATVSFVGPLLRPKKPTREKQTTYESGNIPVGDSWVRFNVKYYIFALMFVIFDVETLFLYPWAVAYKGLGLFALVEMVIFISLLVVGLIYAWRKKVLEWN from the coding sequence GTGAGTGACATCTATACCAACAATTATGTGATTGTCGCGATCTTTTTGATTCTTGGTGTGCTGTTGCCCGTGGCTACAGTCAGTTTTGTTGGTCCATTACTTCGTCCAAAGAAACCGACACGGGAGAAGCAAACTACTTATGAAAGCGGTAACATTCCTGTTGGTGACAGTTGGGTGCGTTTCAACGTGAAGTATTATATCTTTGCCCTCATGTTTGTCATCTTTGATGTAGAAACACTCTTTCTGTATCCGTGGGCCGTCGCTTACAAAGGACTGGGGCTCTTTGCCTTAGTCGAGATGGTCATCTTTATATCCTTGCTCGTCGTAGGATTGATTTACGCGTGGAGAAAGAAGGTGCTGGAATGGAACTAG
- a CDS encoding NuoB/complex I 20 kDa subunit family protein has product MELDLTSIAPELQEELNRNVMFTTLETVKGWVRSNSLWPLTFGLACCAIEMMGTGGARYDLDRFGVIFRASPRQSDVMIVAGTVTKKMAPLLRRLYDQMPEPKWVIAMGSCATAGGPYVRSYSVVKGVDQIVPVDVYIPGCPPNPAALIYGINKLQEKIRYEAKTGKQVTNL; this is encoded by the coding sequence ATGGAACTAGACCTGACAAGCATTGCGCCTGAATTGCAAGAGGAATTGAATCGCAATGTCATGTTCACGACATTGGAAACAGTGAAGGGATGGGTTCGCAGCAACTCGTTGTGGCCATTAACCTTTGGTTTGGCCTGTTGCGCAATCGAGATGATGGGAACGGGTGGAGCGCGTTATGACCTCGACCGGTTTGGCGTTATTTTTCGCGCATCCCCAAGACAATCTGATGTCATGATCGTAGCTGGAACCGTCACGAAAAAGATGGCACCACTACTGCGCAGGCTGTATGATCAAATGCCTGAACCAAAGTGGGTGATTGCCATGGGCTCCTGTGCGACAGCGGGAGGTCCGTACGTGCGCTCGTACAGCGTGGTAAAAGGTGTAGACCAGATTGTGCCTGTCGACGTATATATTCCGGGTTGTCCGCCTAACCCTGCCGCTTTGATTTACGGAATCAATAAGCTCCAAGAAAAAATCCGTTACGAAGCGAAGACTGGGAAGCAGGTGACCAATCTATGA